The DNA segment GACTTTGAGGCGGAGATACTGACTAGTCCTTAGCATAAAATACAATTTTAGCCTTAAAGAATGATCGGACGAGCTTTGGTTTTGTTTTAATATCAGCCAAGTCGTTTTCGACTCGCTCTTTGAGAGATTCGTTTTTTTTGAGGGGTTTCTTC comes from the Verrucomicrobiota bacterium genome and includes:
- a CDS encoding IS630 family transposase, encoding KKPLKKNESLKERVENDLADIKTKPKLVRSFFKAKIVFYAKD